Below is a window of Myroides profundi DNA.
AAGATCATGAGTGTTTTAGTAAATAAAGATTCAAAAATAATCGTTCAGGGATTTACTGGAAGTGAAGGTACATTCCACGCTTCACAAATGATTGAGTACGGAACAAACGTAGTAGGTGGTGTAACTCCAGGAAAAGGTGGAACTACTCACTTAGAGCGTCCAGTATTCAACACAGTTTCAGAAGCTGTAGAAAAAGCAGGTGCTGATACTTCTATTATTTTCGTACCACCAGCATTTGCTGCTGACGCTATAATGGAAGCTGCTGATGCAGGTATCAAAGTTATTATCTGTATTACAGAAGGTATTCCAGTAGCGGAAATGATCAAAGCTTACGACTATATCAAAGGTAGAGACTGTAGATTAGTTGGACCTAACTGTCCAGGAGTTATTACTCCAGGTGAAGCTAAAGTTGGTATTATGCCAGGTTTCGTTTTCAAAAAAGGTACAGTTGGAATCGTTTCTAAATCAGGAACTTTAACTTATGAGGCTGCTGATCAAGTTGTAAAACAAGGTTTAGGAATTACTACAGCTATCGGAATTGGTGGTGACCCAATCATTGGAACAACTACTAAAGAGGCTGTACAATTATTAATGGCTGATCCAGAAACTGAAGCAATCATTATGATTGGTGAGATTGGTGGTCAATTAGAAGCTGATGCTGCTCGTTGGATTAAAGAAAATGGTAATAAAAAACCAGTTATCGGATTCATCGCTGGAGAAACTGCTCCTAAAGGAAGAACAATGGGACACGCTGGTGCTATCGTAGGAGGAGCTGATGATACAGCTGCTGCTAAGAAACGTATCATGAGCGAATGTGGAATCCACGTTGTAGATTCTCCTGCTGAGATCGGGAAAAAAGTAAAAGAAGTTTTAGGATAATTTTATTCTAAAATAAGAAAATAAAGAAGGCCTATACATATAATGTATAGGCCTTTTTGATTAGAATATACTTGGCTATATTTTCAATATTTCGGACTACTCATCATATTTTTTTAAATATCGCTTTTATGAGGGACTATCTATTTAGAATATTTAGTTCTGATATCATAAATTATACTTAACTAGATATTAAAAAATAAGTATGTTTTAAATAATTTATTTATTATGTTGTATTTAGTTTTGTAAATTAACAGAATAAAAAATTAATCCATTTAAATGATGGGAGTATTTGTGCTAATAAAAATCTTATGTATATTGTGATGCGCTTACAAAATAAGTAGAAGGATTCACCTTTATACTAGTAAGCCTTGATTTAGAACCCTAACCAAACTATAACTATAACAATTGAAAGATTGTTTTATTTCAAAAAGAGACTCTATTAAGAGTCTCTTTTTTTATTCTTTATCTAGTAAATATAAATAGGCAGGAGGTAAGTGGTGTGACATAATATTTTCTGGCTTGTGAAATTTGATTTGATATTCTTTATCATTAAGTCCATCTAATATAACCGGGTTACTACATCTAGTATAGTTACTATTCTGTACATATTTTGGCTCTACTAATTCTGGTAGTTGTTTTTGAATTAATTTAAATACAAAAGAACCTAAGTATTTATTATATTTTTTGACACTTTTTTCAGTAGGCTTTTTTATACCATTAAAAATACTAGTAGCAACCATTCTCTTAGGCCAAGTAACTTTTTTTAGTGCTTTTTTTACCTCATGATCCGATAATGGACTGATTTCGTTAAAGTCTCTAAAAGTCTGTGTTGTTGGTGGAAGTTCTGGAACCCAATCTTGAGTATTAATAATAGAGTAACTCCAATTATTCGCTAGTTTCTCATATTGATAACTAAAATAAAGATTTCCAGGTTTAGGAGGAGCAATTGCATAAGTCTTAAACTGTAAATCCTTAGGTAATTTTCCTTCTAGTTGCTGATTCATTAGGTTAGCTGTTATTAGATAAGCTATAGCAGCACCTTGACTATGTCCAGAGATGATAAATTCTTTATGATTTTTTTGAATTAAACTATCTAGTTTAGGTTTAATATCTTCCATTAAATACAGAGAGGCTATAGTCCATCCTGCATGAACAGTTGCTCGTTGATCTTGAGATAGTTTATAACTAACCTTTTTAGTATTATCTAATTGGATTTCTCCTGAAGAAGGAATCATAGCAGCATAATAATTTGCCAACCAACTAGCTCCTTTGTTTACAGATCCTCTTATTACAAGCTCTACAGTATTCGTTTTTTGATTGTGATAAAGTGCCCACATATTAGTCAATCCCATTTCAGGAGACCTATACGTGTTCTTATAACCAGTAAGGTTATAAAGTGAATCTGTAGGAAAAGCTTTATGGATATCAGTAGCTAGTTGTAAACTATTGTATATTTCTTGTTTATCGGCTATTGGTTTTAAGTTTTGTGCAAAACTGATAGAAGTAGAACAAAGTAAGAGGAGATAAATT
It encodes the following:
- the sucD gene encoding succinate--CoA ligase subunit alpha, with product MSVLVNKDSKIIVQGFTGSEGTFHASQMIEYGTNVVGGVTPGKGGTTHLERPVFNTVSEAVEKAGADTSIIFVPPAFAADAIMEAADAGIKVIICITEGIPVAEMIKAYDYIKGRDCRLVGPNCPGVITPGEAKVGIMPGFVFKKGTVGIVSKSGTLTYEAADQVVKQGLGITTAIGIGGDPIIGTTTKEAVQLLMADPETEAIIMIGEIGGQLEADAARWIKENGNKKPVIGFIAGETAPKGRTMGHAGAIVGGADDTAAAKKRIMSECGIHVVDSPAEIGKKVKEVLG
- a CDS encoding lipase family protein gives rise to the protein MIKRIYLLLLCSTSISFAQNLKPIADKQEIYNSLQLATDIHKAFPTDSLYNLTGYKNTYRSPEMGLTNMWALYHNQKTNTVELVIRGSVNKGASWLANYYAAMIPSSGEIQLDNTKKVSYKLSQDQRATVHAGWTIASLYLMEDIKPKLDSLIQKNHKEFIISGHSQGAAIAYLITANLMNQQLEGKLPKDLQFKTYAIAPPKPGNLYFSYQYEKLANNWSYSIINTQDWVPELPPTTQTFRDFNEISPLSDHEVKKALKKVTWPKRMVATSIFNGIKKPTEKSVKKYNKYLGSFVFKLIQKQLPELVEPKYVQNSNYTRCSNPVILDGLNDKEYQIKFHKPENIMSHHLPPAYLYLLDKE